From a single Streptomyces rubradiris genomic region:
- a CDS encoding DUF4166 domain-containing protein has translation MTSIFRAAMGPAFDRLHPALRRRFSVGLAGGEACTGRGVMDRIWHGPAFVKPFLALGATRNILVPRAGRNVPFVIENVPYTDGFGRETVSFVRTFDLPGRPRRFDAQMVLGPRGDRVLDYLGTHQHLATDLHFHAEPDGSLLIRSGTHRFREGPVDLRVPDLVGATAEVRESYDDTTGRFRIRVRVVNRYFGPLFGYEGSFTASYTDIRTRGVRPGLRPVREEARA, from the coding sequence ATGACCTCCATCTTCCGGGCCGCGATGGGCCCCGCATTCGACCGCCTCCACCCCGCTCTGCGCCGCCGCTTCTCCGTCGGCCTGGCCGGCGGCGAGGCATGCACCGGCCGGGGCGTGATGGACCGGATCTGGCACGGACCGGCGTTCGTGAAGCCGTTCCTCGCCCTCGGCGCCACCCGCAACATCCTCGTCCCACGGGCCGGCCGGAACGTCCCCTTCGTGATCGAGAACGTGCCGTACACCGACGGCTTCGGCCGTGAGACGGTGAGTTTCGTGCGCACTTTCGACCTGCCCGGCCGGCCCCGCCGCTTCGACGCGCAGATGGTCCTCGGCCCCCGCGGCGACCGCGTCCTGGACTACCTCGGCACCCACCAGCACCTCGCCACCGACCTGCACTTCCACGCCGAACCCGACGGTTCCCTGCTCATCCGCTCCGGAACACACCGGTTCCGGGAGGGCCCGGTGGACCTGCGCGTCCCCGATCTCGTCGGAGCCACCGCAGAGGTGCGCGAGTCCTACGACGACACCACCGGCCGGTTCCGCATCCGGGTGCGCGTGGTGAACCGGTACTTCGGGCCGCTCTTCGGCTACGAGGGCTCCTTCACCGCCTCGTACACCGACATCCGCACCCGCGGCGTACGGCCCGGGCTGCGCCCGGTGCGGGAGGAGGCGCGCGCATGA
- a CDS encoding MTH1187 family thiamine-binding protein — protein MIVAFSVTPLGVGEDVGEYVADAVRVVRESGLPHRTDAMFTSIEGEWDEVMDVVKRAVAAVEARAPRVSLVLKADIRPGVTDGLTSKVETVERYLAR, from the coding sequence ATGATCGTCGCTTTCTCCGTGACGCCCCTCGGCGTCGGTGAGGACGTGGGGGAGTACGTCGCCGACGCCGTACGCGTGGTCCGCGAGTCGGGCCTGCCCCACCGCACCGACGCCATGTTCACCTCGATCGAGGGCGAGTGGGACGAGGTCATGGACGTCGTCAAGCGCGCCGTCGCGGCCGTGGAGGCCCGCGCCCCGCGCGTGTCGCTCGTCCTCAAGGCCGACATCCGCCCCGGGGTGACCGACGGTCTCACCAGCAAGGTGGAGACCGTCGAGCGGTACCTCGCCCGGTAG
- a CDS encoding DUF3817 domain-containing protein, translating to MDIKTATALRRLRLVSAPEAVSFLILLVCSVLKRTTDFDAVPVMGAIHGVLFILYVIFWADAWNRAKWPLKTAALYFILSVLPTGGFFAERKLRREAEDAVIAARARKEGVVNA from the coding sequence GTGGACATCAAGACCGCCACCGCCCTCCGCCGCCTCCGCCTGGTCTCGGCCCCGGAGGCCGTGTCCTTCCTGATCCTGCTCGTCTGCTCGGTGCTGAAGCGGACCACGGACTTCGACGCGGTCCCCGTGATGGGAGCGATCCACGGCGTCCTCTTCATCCTGTACGTGATCTTCTGGGCGGACGCCTGGAACCGCGCCAAGTGGCCCCTGAAGACGGCCGCCCTCTACTTCATCCTGTCGGTGCTGCCCACCGGCGGCTTCTTCGCCGAGCGCAAGCTGCGCCGCGAGGCCGAGGACGCCGTGATCGCCGCCCGCGCCCGCAAGGAAGGGGTCGTGAACGCATGA